In Streptomyces sp. DG2A-72, one genomic interval encodes:
- a CDS encoding rhamnogalacturonan acetylesterase, whose product MTFSLEGHGVRLGAAGLLTLATLVGTGAAHAHAATRALPAGCSGTAPVKCHYAVSPGNYDVTVSIGGGASDGQTEMWVEARRLMLPATRTAAGAVASYSFTVNVRQPEGQPTGQGGTGNPGLDIRFAGSNPQVSAVSVKPATQPMVAYLAGDSTVCDQLIAPYTGWGQMITPAVRPGAVIANYADSGESSGSFRSNSALFPALLSKVRANDAVFIQFGHNDKQTSASAFRSNLTSMITQVRAKGGVPVLVTPPVRRQFNGNRLTPTALHVNGVGVNLPAEMRSLGAAQNVPVIDLTTKSKTLVESLGPSASAQLFLRSSVDGVNDNTHFSQYGATQFGGLVLQSIREQRLPLATYLR is encoded by the coding sequence ATGACATTCAGCCTGGAGGGGCATGGGGTCAGGCTGGGGGCCGCAGGGCTCCTGACCCTTGCGACGCTGGTCGGCACCGGTGCGGCGCATGCCCATGCCGCCACACGGGCTCTGCCGGCCGGTTGTTCCGGCACTGCGCCGGTCAAGTGTCACTACGCGGTCTCACCCGGCAACTACGACGTGACGGTCTCCATCGGTGGCGGCGCCTCCGACGGGCAGACCGAGATGTGGGTGGAGGCCCGGCGGCTGATGCTTCCGGCGACGAGAACGGCGGCCGGAGCCGTCGCCTCGTACTCGTTCACGGTCAACGTGCGGCAGCCGGAGGGGCAGCCGACCGGCCAGGGCGGCACCGGAAACCCTGGTCTGGACATCCGGTTCGCGGGGTCCAACCCCCAGGTCTCGGCCGTCTCGGTGAAACCGGCGACCCAGCCGATGGTCGCCTACCTGGCCGGCGACTCGACCGTGTGCGACCAGCTGATCGCCCCGTACACCGGATGGGGCCAGATGATCACGCCTGCGGTGCGTCCGGGCGCAGTCATCGCCAACTACGCCGATTCCGGAGAGAGTTCGGGCAGCTTCCGGAGCAACTCGGCGCTCTTCCCGGCCCTGTTGTCGAAGGTCAGGGCGAACGACGCGGTCTTCATCCAGTTCGGCCACAACGACAAGCAGACCAGCGCGTCCGCCTTCCGGAGCAACCTCACGTCCATGATCACGCAGGTCCGTGCGAAGGGCGGCGTCCCGGTCCTGGTGACCCCGCCGGTCCGCCGACAGTTCAACGGCAACCGGCTCACGCCAACGGCGCTGCATGTCAACGGCGTCGGCGTGAACCTGCCCGCCGAGATGCGCTCGCTCGGCGCGGCGCAGAACGTGCCGGTGATCGACCTGACCACCAAGAGCAAGACGTTGGTGGAGTCCCTCGGCCCGTCCGCCTCCGCGCAACTCTTCCTCCGCTCCTCCGTCGACGGCGTCAACGACAACACCCACTTCTCCCAGTACGGCGCGACCCAGTTCGGCGGGCTGGTGCTCCAGAGCATCCGGGAGCAACGCCTGCCCCTGGCCACGTACCTGCGTTGA
- a CDS encoding PaaX family transcriptional regulator C-terminal domain-containing protein, which yields MSEQTLANLSHLEEIFSGDGTRPMRLPRWQAGGSPAGLAVTLIADYTFPARAWLPAAAIVALLREFDVAEGAARTTISRLAGRGVLEGSRQGRYSSYRLTREAAVDLWSGGGSIATFTTQPDSWDGWWTLVAFSVPERESTRRRALRTALRWRGYAPLYDAVWASPHPLTTKGRVELADLALGAVSVFHARQVDLETEANRNPIESWDLPGIADQYEIFIRRWSGLLPRISAGRVTGAAAVRARTEVMNTYRHFPVLDPLLPIDLLPADWPRSRAREVCVAVYDGLAQPAQEHVRSVAARSADGPHLDISAHTIAGMSAGIGHSHG from the coding sequence GTGTCGGAGCAGACCTTGGCGAACCTGTCCCACCTCGAGGAGATCTTCTCCGGCGACGGCACCAGGCCGATGCGGTTGCCGCGCTGGCAGGCCGGCGGTTCACCAGCGGGTTTGGCGGTCACCTTGATCGCCGACTACACGTTCCCGGCTCGGGCTTGGTTGCCGGCGGCGGCGATCGTGGCGTTGCTGAGGGAGTTCGACGTGGCCGAGGGAGCCGCCCGTACGACGATCAGCAGGCTGGCGGGTCGAGGGGTGCTGGAGGGCAGTCGGCAGGGGCGGTACAGCTCGTACCGGCTGACGCGGGAGGCCGCTGTCGATCTGTGGAGCGGCGGTGGCTCGATCGCCACGTTCACCACGCAACCCGACTCATGGGACGGATGGTGGACACTGGTCGCCTTCTCCGTGCCGGAACGGGAGAGCACGCGACGGCGCGCGCTGCGCACGGCGTTGCGGTGGCGGGGGTACGCGCCGCTGTACGACGCGGTCTGGGCCTCGCCGCACCCGCTCACCACCAAAGGGCGTGTCGAACTGGCCGACTTGGCGCTGGGGGCGGTGAGTGTGTTCCACGCGCGACAGGTGGATCTCGAGACGGAGGCCAACCGCAACCCGATCGAATCATGGGACCTGCCCGGCATCGCCGACCAGTACGAGATCTTCATCCGGCGGTGGAGCGGCCTGCTGCCCCGTATCAGTGCCGGCCGCGTCACCGGCGCCGCTGCGGTGCGCGCCCGCACCGAGGTGATGAACACCTACCGCCACTTCCCGGTGCTGGATCCCCTGCTGCCCATCGATCTGCTGCCGGCCGACTGGCCTCGGTCCCGGGCGCGGGAAGTGTGCGTCGCGGTGTACGACGGTCTGGCCCAACCGGCCCAGGAACACGTCCGTTCGGTGGCGGCCCGGTCCGCGGACGGTCCGCACCTCGACATCAGTGCCCATACGATCGCCGGCATGAGTGCTGGTATCGGTCACAGCCACGGCTGA
- a CDS encoding rhamnogalacturonan lyase encodes MLPQTAQAATARQVERLDRGLTSVHTSSGNLVSWRWLATDPNDVAFNVYRGATKLNSSPITGSTNYFDSGAQDSADYTVRPVVNGTEQAPSERALQFRSGYLDVPISPPAGGTAPGNSAYTYEANDASLGDLDGDGRLDLVLKWYPTNAKDNAQSGYTGNTIIEGIKLDGTRLWRVDLGRNIRSGAHYTQFQVYDYDGDGKAEVAMKTADGTRDGTGAVIGSASADHRNSSGYILSGPEYLTMFNGQTGKAMGTVDYVPGRGNVSSWGDNYGNRVDRFLAGTAYLDGARPSLIMARGYYTRTVIAAWDWRNGAFTRRWTFDTSSSTNSGKGYDGQGNHSLSVADVDNDGKDEIVYGAMTVDDNGAGLWTTRLGHGDAGHVGDLNPSRAGLEYFKVSESSSQPGSWMADARTGQILWRTASGSDNGRGVAADIHAGSPGAEAWSASDTTLRSATGSSLGREPSSTNFVSWWDGDPVRELLDGTRIDKYGTSGDTRLLTGSGVHSNNGTKATPSLSGDILGDWREEVIWPTSNNTALRIYSTPHQTNTRITTLLHDTQYRTALAWQNTAYNQPPHPSFFIGNGMPTAPRPTVYTP; translated from the coding sequence ATGCTGCCCCAGACCGCGCAGGCCGCGACCGCGCGGCAGGTGGAGCGCCTCGACCGAGGACTGACCAGTGTCCACACCAGCAGCGGGAATCTGGTGTCGTGGCGCTGGCTGGCCACCGACCCGAACGACGTGGCGTTCAACGTCTACCGCGGCGCCACCAAGCTCAACTCCTCGCCGATCACCGGCTCCACGAACTACTTCGACTCCGGCGCCCAGGACTCCGCCGACTACACGGTGCGCCCGGTGGTGAACGGCACCGAGCAGGCCCCTTCCGAGCGCGCGCTGCAGTTCCGGTCGGGTTACCTGGACGTGCCGATCTCGCCGCCGGCCGGAGGCACCGCCCCGGGCAACTCGGCGTACACCTACGAGGCCAACGACGCCAGTCTCGGCGACCTGGACGGCGACGGCAGGCTCGACCTCGTCCTGAAGTGGTATCCCACCAACGCCAAGGACAACGCCCAGTCCGGCTACACCGGCAACACCATCATCGAGGGCATCAAGCTCGACGGCACCCGGCTGTGGCGCGTCGACCTGGGCCGCAACATCCGCTCCGGCGCGCACTACACGCAGTTCCAGGTGTACGACTACGACGGCGACGGCAAGGCCGAGGTCGCCATGAAGACCGCTGACGGCACCCGGGACGGCACCGGAGCGGTGATCGGCAGCGCGTCCGCCGACCACCGCAACTCCAGCGGCTACATACTGTCCGGCCCCGAGTACCTGACCATGTTCAACGGCCAGACCGGCAAGGCGATGGGGACCGTCGACTACGTCCCGGGCCGCGGCAACGTCTCCTCCTGGGGCGACAACTACGGCAACCGCGTCGACCGCTTCCTGGCCGGAACGGCGTACCTGGACGGCGCCCGCCCGTCGCTGATCATGGCGCGTGGCTACTACACCCGTACGGTGATAGCCGCCTGGGACTGGCGAAACGGTGCCTTCACCCGCCGCTGGACCTTCGACACCAGCTCCTCCACCAACAGCGGCAAGGGCTACGACGGGCAGGGCAACCACAGCCTGTCCGTCGCCGATGTCGACAACGACGGCAAGGACGAGATCGTCTACGGCGCGATGACGGTGGACGACAACGGCGCCGGGCTCTGGACGACCAGGCTGGGCCACGGGGACGCGGGCCATGTCGGGGACCTCAACCCGTCCCGCGCGGGCCTGGAGTACTTCAAGGTCTCGGAAAGCTCCAGCCAGCCCGGCTCGTGGATGGCCGACGCGCGCACCGGCCAGATCCTGTGGCGGACGGCCTCCGGCTCGGACAACGGCCGTGGCGTCGCCGCCGACATCCACGCCGGCAGCCCGGGTGCCGAGGCATGGTCCGCCTCCGACACCACCCTGCGCTCGGCCACCGGCTCCTCCCTGGGCCGGGAGCCGTCCAGCACGAACTTCGTCAGCTGGTGGGACGGCGACCCCGTGCGCGAACTCCTCGACGGCACCCGCATCGACAAGTACGGCACCTCCGGCGACACCCGCCTGCTCACCGGCTCCGGCGTCCACTCCAACAACGGCACCAAGGCCACCCCGTCGCTGTCCGGAGACATCCTCGGCGACTGGCGTGAAGAGGTCATCTGGCCGACGTCGAACAACACGGCCCTGCGGATCTACTCCACGCCGCACCAGACGAACACCCGCATCACAACCCTGCTCCACGACACCCAGTACCGTACGGCCCTCGCCTGGCAGAACACCGCCTACAACCAGCCGCCGCACCCGAGCTTCTTCATCGGCAACGGAATGCCGACGGCTCCACGGCCCACCGTCTACACGCCCTGA
- a CDS encoding GDSL-type esterase/lipase family protein, translating to MQKFRTLITTALVIALSSLGVSAASAADRSAPNCTDASRAQAPAARAAAAPVTVWLAGDSTMANPGSARCPVGWGSQFDALFNSDVTVKNQAVGGRSIQTWLYEGNVSSTKGSDGECRLTSNTYSSRWQAMLNASTGMKAGDYLFIQFGINDSSSTCPRHVGPARYQQLMTMMAQAALARGAHPVLLTSVAAITCSGSTATKNRGFVNETFAAGTATGAPVIDLQTLSVSHYNSLRFCPHNGDFGSGPVGAFFCNDRTHFETHGAQQTAGLVAGDVRRQSLPLAAYLR from the coding sequence ATGCAGAAATTCCGGACACTGATCACGACCGCGCTGGTGATCGCCCTGTCGAGCCTCGGCGTCAGCGCCGCCTCGGCGGCCGACCGCTCCGCGCCGAACTGCACCGACGCCTCCCGCGCCCAGGCCCCGGCCGCTCGAGCGGCGGCCGCACCGGTCACCGTGTGGCTGGCCGGTGACTCCACCATGGCCAACCCGGGCTCCGCCCGGTGCCCGGTCGGCTGGGGCAGCCAGTTCGACGCCCTGTTCAACAGCGACGTGACCGTCAAGAACCAGGCCGTAGGAGGCCGCAGCATCCAGACCTGGCTGTACGAGGGGAACGTGAGCAGCACCAAGGGCTCCGACGGCGAGTGCCGCCTCACGTCCAACACGTACTCGTCACGCTGGCAGGCGATGCTGAACGCGAGCACCGGGATGAAGGCGGGCGACTACCTGTTCATCCAGTTCGGCATCAACGACTCCTCCTCGACCTGCCCCCGGCACGTCGGCCCGGCCCGGTACCAACAGCTGATGACCATGATGGCGCAGGCCGCCCTGGCCCGGGGCGCGCATCCGGTGCTGCTCACCTCGGTGGCCGCCATCACCTGCTCCGGCAGTACGGCGACCAAGAACCGAGGCTTCGTGAACGAGACCTTCGCCGCCGGAACCGCCACCGGGGCGCCGGTCATCGACCTGCAGACGCTCAGCGTCTCGCATTACAACAGCCTGCGCTTCTGCCCGCACAACGGCGACTTCGGATCGGGCCCCGTGGGCGCCTTCTTCTGCAACGACCGGACCCACTTCGAAACCCATGGCGCGCAGCAGACAGCCGGGCTCGTCGCCGGTGACGTGCGCCGGCAGAGCCTCCCGCTCGCCGCGTATCTCAGGTAG
- a CDS encoding alpha/beta hydrolase, producing the protein MNMQRRTFLTLSAAGVAGVGASLLGTGQAAGAIARPQNAPTTPFAVGVRRYNWTRGSRPCTTYVYYPATGTPGGNPVTDAPVAGGVFPVYNMTHGYGSSPQNSLFIIRALAAAGFIVPAPHFNHNFTDVNNGNTSKDVSQILTNTLALNTSGPLAGHINTGIGVGVSGHSLGGMVTHGLLTSWPDSRIISANPQSCVDMGNPAASVSAKVLFVHGDRDSTTQYSSARQAYTEMTWPKAFLTFVGGSHTSFWSDQRFPRTVVDWARWTMYGDTAARDRLPADAAGSNTRWEAVLS; encoded by the coding sequence ATGAACATGCAAAGGCGCACGTTCCTCACCCTGAGCGCGGCCGGAGTAGCAGGCGTGGGCGCGTCCCTGCTCGGCACCGGGCAGGCGGCAGGTGCCATCGCCAGGCCGCAGAACGCGCCGACCACGCCGTTCGCGGTCGGCGTGCGCAGGTACAACTGGACCCGCGGCAGCCGCCCGTGCACCACCTACGTCTACTACCCCGCCACCGGCACCCCCGGCGGCAACCCCGTGACCGACGCCCCGGTCGCAGGCGGCGTCTTCCCCGTCTACAACATGACCCACGGCTACGGAAGCAGCCCGCAGAACTCCCTGTTCATCATCCGAGCCCTGGCCGCGGCAGGCTTCATCGTCCCCGCCCCGCACTTCAACCACAACTTCACCGACGTCAACAACGGCAACACCTCCAAGGACGTCTCGCAGATCCTCACCAACACCCTCGCCCTCAACACAAGCGGACCGCTGGCCGGACACATCAACACCGGCATCGGCGTCGGCGTCTCCGGCCACTCCCTGGGCGGCATGGTCACCCACGGCCTGCTCACCTCCTGGCCCGACAGCCGGATCATCTCCGCCAACCCCCAGTCCTGCGTGGACATGGGCAACCCCGCCGCCTCGGTCTCCGCCAAGGTCCTGTTCGTCCACGGCGACCGGGACTCGACCACGCAGTACTCCTCGGCCCGGCAGGCATACACCGAGATGACCTGGCCCAAGGCGTTCCTCACCTTCGTCGGCGGCAGCCACACCAGCTTCTGGAGCGACCAACGCTTCCCAAGGACCGTCGTCGACTGGGCCCGCTGGACCATGTACGGCGACACCGCCGCACGCGACCGCCTCCCCGCCGACGCGGCCGGATCCAACACCAGGTGGGAAGCCGTCCTGAGCTGA
- a CDS encoding glycosyl hydrolase 53 family protein has translation MHPTEASRSERISRRTLLKATTATTGAIATAAVFAELETPANAAAGFVKGVDISWVPQMEARGFSWKNASGQTQDLLTILKGYGITAVRLRTFVNPSSSPTDGHCGINEVAAFAKRVKAAGMSIMLDYMFGDTWNSVGVQNPPAAWRNMSYSQMRTAMSTYVNQTMTVMKNNDVLPTWVQIGNEINSGICRPVGSVSNPAQMTGLLNAAYTQVKAVSPNSTVCIHLAQPQKYDVMTTFFSRYAANGGKWDMSVFSSYGSADVAPGIVANMKKISDAYGKPFLHSEFGGRVDRASSTRAALVAYTTALKANGGQGIFYWEPECMSPFTGYNMGAWDSSTQRPTVIMDGFTQA, from the coding sequence ATGCACCCCACCGAGGCATCACGTTCCGAACGCATCAGCCGCAGAACCCTGCTCAAGGCCACCACCGCCACCACCGGGGCGATCGCCACCGCCGCCGTGTTCGCCGAACTCGAGACGCCGGCCAACGCCGCCGCGGGTTTCGTCAAGGGCGTCGACATCAGCTGGGTGCCGCAGATGGAGGCGCGCGGCTTCTCCTGGAAGAACGCGAGCGGGCAGACGCAGGACCTGCTGACCATTCTCAAGGGGTACGGCATCACCGCCGTGCGGTTGCGCACGTTCGTCAACCCCTCCAGCAGCCCGACCGACGGGCACTGCGGCATCAACGAGGTCGCCGCCTTCGCCAAGCGGGTCAAGGCCGCCGGAATGTCGATCATGCTGGACTACATGTTCGGCGACACCTGGAACTCCGTCGGTGTGCAGAACCCGCCCGCCGCCTGGCGGAACATGAGCTACAGCCAGATGCGCACCGCGATGAGCACGTACGTGAACCAGACCATGACGGTCATGAAGAACAACGACGTGCTCCCCACGTGGGTGCAGATCGGCAACGAGATCAACAGCGGGATCTGCCGCCCCGTCGGCAGCGTCTCCAACCCGGCGCAGATGACCGGGCTGCTCAATGCGGCGTACACCCAGGTCAAGGCGGTGTCACCGAACTCGACCGTGTGCATCCACCTGGCCCAGCCGCAGAAGTACGACGTGATGACGACCTTCTTCAGCCGCTACGCCGCGAACGGCGGCAAGTGGGACATGTCGGTGTTCTCCTCGTACGGCAGCGCCGACGTCGCCCCCGGGATCGTGGCGAACATGAAGAAGATCTCCGATGCCTACGGCAAACCGTTCCTGCACAGCGAGTTCGGCGGTCGGGTGGACAGGGCCTCCTCCACCCGGGCCGCGCTGGTCGCCTACACCACGGCGCTGAAGGCCAACGGAGGGCAGGGCATCTTCTACTGGGAGCCGGAGTGCATGTCCCCGTTCACCGGCTACAACATGGGCGCCTGGGACTCCTCCACGCAGCGACCCACCGTCATCATGGACGGCTTCACCCAGGCCTGA
- a CDS encoding glycoside hydrolase — protein sequence MDLPARINRRTLLAAAGGTVAAGALGTGVAHADATVRVDPAADQGAWEGWGTSLAWWANVFGDRDDFANLFFTTKTVSYNGASLPGLGMNIARYNLGACSWNAVGSARMAVSPNIPRFKQIEGFWQDWRNEDPASSAWNWNADAKQRAMLVKATERGAMSELFANSPMWWMCSNHNPSGAANGGNNLQSWNHRQHALHLATTARRARDQWGVTFRTVEPFNEPSSNWWRADGKQEGCHIDATTQRSVIANMRTELDRLGLSGVAIAASDETSYDLARTTWNSFDSATKNRVRQVNVHGYQGLSGRRDLLGNDVRAAGKILWNSEHGDNNGSGMMTARCLLSDFRWLKPTAWCYWQVMDPTAGWGAIRYDGNSGQAGAVETKLYVLAQFTRHIRPGMRIINAGVDYAVAAHDPAAHRLVIVAANNGAAQNLTFDLSPFGTVPNGTATRWSTLTSGSGDRYTRRQDLTVSGKLVRVPFAAGAVQTIQVDGVVR from the coding sequence ATGGACTTACCGGCAAGGATCAACCGCCGGACCCTGCTCGCCGCGGCCGGCGGCACGGTCGCCGCCGGAGCCCTGGGCACCGGCGTGGCGCACGCCGACGCTACCGTGCGCGTCGACCCCGCCGCCGATCAGGGCGCCTGGGAAGGCTGGGGCACCTCGCTCGCATGGTGGGCCAACGTGTTCGGCGACCGGGACGACTTCGCCAACCTGTTCTTCACCACCAAGACGGTGAGCTACAACGGCGCTTCGCTGCCCGGCCTCGGCATGAACATCGCCCGCTACAACCTCGGCGCGTGCAGCTGGAACGCCGTCGGCAGCGCGCGCATGGCCGTCTCGCCCAACATCCCGCGGTTCAAGCAGATCGAGGGCTTCTGGCAGGACTGGCGCAACGAGGACCCGGCGTCCTCGGCGTGGAACTGGAACGCCGACGCCAAGCAGCGCGCGATGCTGGTCAAGGCGACCGAGCGCGGCGCGATGAGCGAGCTGTTCGCCAACTCGCCGATGTGGTGGATGTGCTCGAACCACAACCCGTCCGGCGCGGCAAACGGTGGCAACAACCTCCAGTCGTGGAACCACCGCCAGCACGCGCTGCACCTGGCCACCACGGCCCGCCGCGCCCGTGACCAGTGGGGCGTGACCTTCCGGACGGTGGAGCCGTTCAACGAGCCGTCGTCGAACTGGTGGAGGGCGGACGGCAAGCAGGAAGGTTGCCACATCGACGCGACGACCCAGCGCAGCGTCATCGCCAACATGCGTACCGAACTGGACCGGCTGGGCTTGAGTGGCGTGGCGATCGCGGCCTCCGACGAGACGAGCTACGACCTCGCCCGCACCACCTGGAACAGCTTCGACTCGGCCACCAAGAACCGGGTGCGCCAGGTCAATGTGCACGGGTACCAGGGCCTCAGCGGCCGTCGCGATCTGCTGGGCAATGACGTGCGCGCGGCGGGCAAGATCCTGTGGAACTCCGAGCACGGTGACAACAATGGCAGCGGCATGATGACGGCCCGCTGTCTGCTGTCGGACTTCCGTTGGCTCAAGCCGACGGCCTGGTGCTACTGGCAGGTGATGGACCCCACGGCCGGCTGGGGTGCGATCCGCTACGACGGCAACTCAGGGCAGGCCGGCGCGGTGGAGACGAAGTTGTACGTGCTGGCGCAGTTCACCCGGCATATCCGGCCCGGAATGCGGATCATCAACGCCGGCGTGGATTACGCGGTGGCGGCGCACGATCCGGCCGCGCACCGCCTGGTGATCGTTGCCGCGAACAACGGTGCCGCGCAGAACCTGACGTTCGACCTCTCGCCGTTCGGTACGGTGCCGAACGGCACGGCCACCCGCTGGTCAACGCTGACGTCGGGATCCGGCGACCGGTACACGCGGCGCCAAGACCTCACGGTGAGCGGCAAGCTCGTACGCGTGCCGTTCGCGGCGGGCGCCGTACAGACGATCCAAGTGGACGGGGTGGTCCGGTGA
- a CDS encoding BNR repeat-containing protein, whose translation MRSVVAAMVLAASVVQIQPPVAHAAPGVTLLADTVLDQSALYFVSYDGLVNNNAFQDALITYNGYQYAAWYTSSRNAVVARRALSGGGWEKAVLPHRLSVNDSHNVISIGISPQDGTLHVAMDTHNTRLYYSKSVAGLATQPGSHRWSSSVFGAVQRTLGGVELGNMTYPQFVVEPGGALQFSYRTGGSGNGVNELAEYTGGTWRKLGGWSSATGNYTGPNGVVSTTRNMYLHGLTYDRRGRLHAAFTWREGNTRVLCNSGGLTNHDTGYVYSDDRGRTWRNGAGTVVGTTGGTRVSVNSPGLIADPLDPNHGLMNQEGQGADSIGTPHVVISYVPGRFTQCVSNYAQQRTQYGRTFHLVRNANGTWTKREVPVAPGSTQRTKLVFDRNDNAYLVMPRGRIVSASKADGWTDWTLVFDRPSMNAFGEVNIDTSRVAVDGVLSFQYQQRSTGTTPSAIRVVDVRLG comes from the coding sequence GTGAGGAGCGTGGTGGCGGCGATGGTGCTCGCCGCCTCCGTGGTCCAGATCCAGCCCCCCGTCGCACACGCGGCGCCAGGTGTGACCCTGCTGGCGGACACCGTGCTGGACCAGTCCGCGTTGTACTTCGTGTCGTACGACGGATTGGTCAACAACAACGCGTTCCAGGACGCGCTGATCACCTACAACGGGTACCAATACGCGGCGTGGTACACGTCCAGCCGCAACGCCGTGGTCGCGCGGCGTGCGTTGAGCGGTGGCGGTTGGGAGAAGGCCGTGCTGCCGCACCGGCTGAGCGTCAACGATTCGCACAACGTGATCTCGATCGGGATCTCGCCGCAGGACGGCACCCTGCACGTCGCGATGGACACCCACAACACCCGGCTGTACTACTCGAAGTCGGTGGCGGGGCTCGCCACGCAGCCCGGTTCGCACCGGTGGTCGTCGTCGGTCTTCGGTGCGGTGCAACGGACTCTGGGGGGCGTTGAGCTGGGGAACATGACGTACCCGCAGTTCGTCGTGGAGCCCGGGGGCGCGTTGCAGTTCAGCTACCGGACCGGCGGATCGGGCAACGGCGTGAACGAGTTGGCCGAGTACACGGGCGGCACGTGGCGGAAGCTCGGCGGGTGGTCGTCCGCGACTGGGAACTACACCGGGCCGAACGGTGTCGTGTCCACGACGCGGAACATGTACCTGCACGGTCTCACCTACGACCGGCGGGGGCGGCTGCACGCGGCGTTCACCTGGCGCGAGGGCAACACCAGGGTGCTGTGCAACTCCGGCGGCCTGACCAACCACGACACCGGTTACGTCTACAGCGACGATCGGGGTCGGACCTGGCGCAACGGCGCGGGCACGGTCGTCGGGACCACCGGCGGCACGCGGGTCTCGGTCAACTCGCCGGGCCTGATCGCAGACCCCCTGGACCCGAACCACGGCCTGATGAACCAGGAGGGCCAGGGCGCGGACTCCATCGGCACACCCCACGTCGTGATCAGCTACGTGCCGGGCCGGTTCACGCAGTGCGTCTCGAACTACGCGCAGCAACGCACCCAGTACGGCCGCACCTTCCACCTCGTGCGCAACGCGAACGGCACATGGACCAAACGCGAGGTCCCGGTCGCTCCGGGGAGCACGCAACGCACGAAACTGGTCTTCGACCGCAACGACAACGCCTACCTGGTGATGCCGCGTGGCCGGATCGTCTCGGCGAGCAAGGCCGACGGCTGGACCGACTGGACCCTGGTCTTCGACCGGCCGTCGATGAACGCGTTCGGCGAGGTCAACATCGACACGTCCAGAGTGGCGGTGGACGGTGTCCTGTCGTTCCAGTACCAACAACGCTCCACCGGCACCACACCGTCGGCGATCCGGGTGGTCGACGTTCGCCTCGGCTGA